From the genome of Ptychodera flava strain L36383 chromosome 20, AS_Pfla_20210202, whole genome shotgun sequence, one region includes:
- the LOC139120305 gene encoding LOW QUALITY PROTEIN: allantoicase-like (The sequence of the model RefSeq protein was modified relative to this genomic sequence to represent the inferred CDS: inserted 1 base in 1 codon): protein MAQRPSSSVHNVRPDFAELNDLATEKCGSEVLFATDDWFAVAENLLKAEEPVFKDGLFTPYGKWMDGWETRRKRISGHDWCVIRLGIPGVIRGFDFNTAFFTGNYTPKVSVQAACLNEDEVEFPERSVAMGTAASKEQIDAMAALKTEDWEELLPMVALKPGYQDTCHNYFACSSSRRWTHIRVNMYPDGGIARLHVFGQAVPDWSKMPQGKIIDLVAMENGGICIGYSDVHFGHARNLISSGRSASMADGWETARRLDRPEILRTDDKGHLXLFGKEWCVFRLGSPGSIKQIEIDTNHFKGNFPDSCVIEGCIATDLEEKAAQSVTEGKAVGNFEGWTWKTILPPYKLSAHKRHKVRESEVCSVGDITHVRLTIRPDGGISRLRLFGIPVNAGIH from the exons ATGGCCCAACGCCCAAGTTCTTCTGTTCACAACGTCAGACCAGATTTCGCCGAGTTAAACGACTTGGCAACGGAGAAG TGTGGTAGTGAAGTTTTGTTTGCGACTGATGATTGGTTTGCCGTGGCAGAAAATCTTCTGAAG GCCGAAGAGCCAGTTTTCAAAGATGGCCTCTTCACCCCGTATGggaaatggatggatggatgggaaACGAGACGGAAGAGAATAAGTGGACACGATTGGTGTGTCATAAGACTCGGAATCCCCGGAGTTATAAGGGGGTTTGATTTCAACACTGCCTTCTTCACGGGGAACTACACCCCGAAAGTGTCTGTCCAAGCAGcctgcttgaacgaggatg AAGTTGAGTTTCCTGAACGTTCGGTTGCCATGGGAACAGCAGCCTCCAAAGAACAAATAGACGCAATGGCTGCGTTGAAGACAGAG GATTGGGAGGAACTACTGCCGATGGTTGCTTTGAAGCCTGGCTATCAGGATACTTGCCACAACTATTTTGCTTGCTCAAGTAGTAGACGTTGGACACATATCAGAGTGAACATGTATCCAG ATGGTGGCATAGCTCGTTTGCATGTGTTTGGCCAGGCTGTTCCTGATTGGTCCAAGATGCCTCAAGGCAAG ATCATTGACCTGGTTGCCATGGAGAATGGTGGTATATGCATCGGGTACAGTGATGTCCATTTTGGCCATGCAAGGAACTTGATCAGCAGTGGTAGATCAGCCAGTATGGCAGATGGATGGGAGACAGCTAGACGA CTTGACAGGCCAGAGATTCTGAGAACTGATGATAAGGGACATC ATCTTTTCGGGAAAGAATGGTGTGTATTCAGGCTTGGCAGCCCGGGATCTATCAAACAG ATTGAAATTGACACAAACCATTTCAAGGGAAATTTTCCAGATTCCTGTGTTATTGAAG GTTGCATAGCAACAGATTTGGAGGAGAAGGCAGCCCAGTCAGTCACTGAAGGCAAAGCTGTGGGTAATTTTGAAGGATGGACTTGGAAGACTATACTGCCACCATACAAA CTTTCTGCTCACAAACGTCACAAAGTCCGTGAGAGCGAAGTATGCAGTGTAGGTGACATTACTCATGTACGACTGACCATTCGCCCAGATGGTGGAATTAGCCGTTTAAGGTTATTTGGTATTCCAGTTAATGCAGGCATTCATTAA
- the LOC139120308 gene encoding uncharacterized protein, with protein MADSDGTRSSYEKAQSKVISSGGNVTTDSFNKAWERVYGNKQYKPSWVGFGSPGRLPPPKALNRPPLKKKEVDEKEKKLTTLEEESKRRQRKKSTDDGTSVTLPVQAAPEVLKPRKKEPEVLKINGKELPTEPELEPWKKQIECDEIGPDGRPVYNKIVKETNIPAWMKGNNYWEASAVTSKKTVTKAVKKSDKKKKPAVVNTADYDITVYENKVKRENLKIGERDVPKERELKPWSDGIEIPEKLDGNLEAERDDGHLSEKRKNWNKVLHTANVPGFFSHNNYWD; from the coding sequence ATGGCGGATTCTGACGGTACTAGAAGCTCGTACGAGAAAGCGCAGTCGAAGGTTATAAGCTCCGGGGGAAATGTTACCACAGATTCGTTCAACAAAGCCTGGGAGAGAGTCTACGGCAACAAGCAATACAAGCCGTCATGGGTCGGTTTCGGTAGCCCCGGACGGCTCCCGCCGCCGAAAGCGTTGAACAGGCCCCCGCTGAAGAAGAAAGAAGTAGACGAGAAGGAGAAGAAATTAACGACCCTCGAAGAGGAGTCGAAGCGTCGGCAACGAAAAAAGAGCACAGATGATGGAACGTCGGTTACCCTGCCAGTGCAAGCGGCGCCGGAGGTGCTCAAACCTCGGAAAAAAGAACcagaagttttgaaaattaacgGGAAGGAGCTACCAACAGAACCAGAACTGGAGCCGTGGAAAAAGCAAATTGAATGCGACGAAATTGGACCGGATGGACGGCCAGTGTATAACAAAATCGTCAAGGAGACGAACATTCCGGCCTGGATGAAGGGGAACAACTATTGGGAAGCCAGCGCTGTAACGAGTAAAAAAACAGTCACAAAGGCTGTCAAAAAATCAGACAAAAAGAAAAAGCCCGCCGTGGTTAACACGGCCGACTATGACATCACAGTGTACGAGAATAAagtgaaaagagaaaatttgaaaattggcGAGCGCGATGTCCCGAAGGAACGGGAACTGAAGCCGTGGTCAGACGGGATCGAGATCCCAGAGAAGCTCGACGGGAATCTCGAAGCCGAGCGAGACGATGGCCATTTATCGGAGAAACGGAAAAATTGGAACAAAGTGCTGCACACGGCTAATGTACCCGGATTCTTTTCCCACAACAACTACTGGGATTAG